TAATAGCAGCAACGGCTGTTTTTGTGTTTTTTTGCTGATAATCTCCCAACAAATCCGTCTTATAGCTTTTATTATCATCCGAAGCAAAATAAATAGGCGCATTGCATTCATCCGCTTTAGCGATAAAAACACTTTTTACGGCTTCTTGCTCTTCCCCTATTATAACAGGAATCTTACTCTTAATAATACCTGCCTTTTCAAAAGCTATTTCAGGCAACGTTTCTCCTAAAAATTGTGTGTGATCTAAACCTATATTGGTAATTACAGAAACTTCTGGGGTAATAATATTTGTAGAATCTAATCTTCCTCCTAAACCAACTTCAACAATAGCAATATCTATTTTTTCTTCAGCAAAATAATCAAAAGCCAAACCCACCGTCATTTCAAAAAAAGACAGTCTTTGTTTTTCTAAAAAGTCTTTATGTTGTTCTATAAAGGATGAAACTTTCTTTTCGGAAACTTCGACTCCATTAATTTTAATTCTTTCGGTAAAGTTTTTTAAATGAGGAGATGTATACAAGCCCACTTTATAACCGGCTTCTTGCAAAATAGAAGCTAACATATGGCTTGTAGACCCTTTACCATTGGTACCACCAACGTGAATTGATTTAAACTTTTTTTCTGGAAAATTTAATTCTTTAGAAAGTACTAAAGTATTGGTTAAGTCTTTTTTGAATGCTGTTTTACCTTCTCTTTGGTACATCGGTAATTGTGCAAACATCCAATCTAATGTTTGTTGATAATTCATACGACAAAAATACGTGATTATTTAGACAAAGAAAACTTATAAATAATAGTTCCTACTTGGTTTGCAGGTGCTTTTTCATCTGGATTCCATTTGGTTCTTAAGGCTGCTTCTTTTGCTGCTTTTAGTAGACAAGAAGCCGTATTTGTACTTCCTTTATAACCTGGTTTTGCAAAAATTACTTTTCCGTTTTTACCTACCTGAATCTGTACAACAACCGTACCTTCTTCTTGACAATCGGGTTGTACTTTTGGCTTAGAAAGTGCTTTTCTACCCGCTAAGTTATAATCGCCACCAGAACCACTTCCTGTATTTCCATAATATTTAGAGGAGCTTGGATCTCCATCTACTTTTCCCTTTACTCCGGGTTTGTCATCATCTCCTTCTCCCTGAGGCTTTCCGTCGGAAGCATTCCCGTTTAATAAATTATTTAAAGCGTCTTGGGTTGCTTTTGATGGTTTCGGTTTTGGCTTCTCTTTAGGAATTTCTTTTTTAACCTCTTCTTTTACTAGTTTTTTAACTTCCTTCTTTTTTTCTACAATCTTTTTAACAGGTTCTTTTTTTACCTCTTTTACTTTTTCTACAACAGGTACATCTTTAACTGTTTCTTCTGTTATAAGATCTTCTTTAACAATTTCTTTCGGCGTTTCTTTTACTTCTTCTTCAACAACTTCCTCTTCTACAACCTTTTGTTCTTCTACTTCTTTTGGGGCAGAAATTTTCTTAGTATCCTCCACAGGTTTACCGCTTCCTACCTCTGAAGTTCCAAAATTAATTGCCACTCCATATTCTTCTGGCGGGTCTAAATAATGCATTCCGTAGTTAAAAATCCCGAAGATTAAAAGCAGCAGAATAACCGCTGTAATTACAGCAGATTTACGTTTGTATGTGGTATCTAATATTTGCATTTATATTGTGTGCTAGAAAACTTATTTCCCTTTTACAGCCAAAATCATTTTTAATTTGTTCTTATTAGCAATGTCAATTACTTGCATTACATTTTTATAAGGCACATCTTTATCCCCTCTAATTATAATGGTTTTCTTTTTATCTGCACCAACACTTTTTAATATTTCATTTTCTAAATTAGAGGCACTTACTTTTGTTTTATCTATATAAAACAAAGATTCACTTGTTATAGATACTGCCACAGATTTGTTATTTTCTGTTTTACCACCTGCTTTTGGCAACAAAACATCAATAGCACTTACTGTTACTAAAGTTGATGTAAGCATAAAAAATATCAACAATAAAAAAACAATATCTGTCATTGACGACATATTGAATGTTGGGTCTACTTTATTTCTTCCTCGTAAATTCATACTTTGTATTCAAAATTTAAAATTCAATATTCAAAAAATTAAGGTTCATTGTAAAACTTTAAACCAGAAATTTTAAACCTTGAGCTTTTTATACTGGTTCGTTTAATAAATCTAAAAACTCAACAGATTTTGCCTCCATTTGATACACTACCTTGTCTGTTCTTACCACTAAGTGATTGTATGTAATATACGCTATAATACCTACTATTAAACCAGCAACGGTAGTTGTCATTGCGGTATACAAACCATCAGAAAGTAATTTTATATCTATTTGACCGCCTGCATTTGCAATTTCATGTATCGCTACAATCATACCTATTACAGTTCCTAAAAAACCAATCATTGGAGCTGCACCTGCAATAGTTGCCAAAACGCTCACATTTTTTTCTAGTTGATAAACTTCTAGCTTCCCTGCTGTTTCAATGGCTTTATTTATATCATCTAAAGGCTTTCCTATTCTAGAAATTCCTTTACCAATTAACCTTGCTGTTGGTGTATTCTTACTTTTACAAAGTGCATCTGCAGATTCTAATTTTCCGTTAGAAACAAAATCTTTAATTTGATTCATAAAGTTTTCATCTATTTTTGATGCCGCTTTTATTGCAAAAAAGCGTTCAAAATAAATATATATACCAACAGTTAACAATACAAATAGAATTGCTATTATTATTTGGCCTCCTAAGCCACCATCCATAATTAAGTTATAGATAGAAAGCGTTTTTTCTTCTGAAACAGCTTCTTCTAAAATTTCTTTATTCTCTTGAAAAAATGACAACATTTAATTCTCTTTTTAAGTTCTAATTAAGTAACGACTATTCCTTTTTTAAATTGTTTCAATAGAAAAGAATAGATTTTTCTTTATATCAAAAAAAATGCCATTCTGTATGAAAACAAAATGACATTTCTATATTTATTTTTTATCAATTAAAAAAGTGTTCTTGTAATCATAAAAGTAGCTGAACCTACTAAAAACCCAGTTAACGCTAACCAAGATATTTTTTTAAAGTACCAGAAAAAATCTATTTTTTCCATTCCCATTGCCACAACTCCTGCAGCAGAACCAATAATTAACATAGATCCTCCTGTACCTGCAGAAAATGCAATAAAGTGCCATAATTCATTATCTATTGGCTCAGAAAACATACCTAAACTAGCAGCTACTAAAGGCACATTATCTATCACTGCAGAGCCTACACCTAATAACAATACTACTAAATCAGATACACCTGTAACACCTGGCACATGTATTTCTGTTCCCATCATTGGCACTGTATCTTGTAATGTTGATGCAAAATCATATAAAATACCTAAAGACTCTAACGCTGCAACTGCCATTAATATACCTAAGAAAAATAAAATACTTGGCATTTCTATCTTAGACAAAGAATGATGTACAGGACTATGGTGCGCACCTGCTTCTGCTTCATTATCATAATCTGTTAAAGAGAATTTAGATCTACTATAAATTTCTGCAAAAGTAGCAACAACTGCTAAAGACAACATCATACCAACATAAGGAGGTAAGTGAGTTATGGTTTTAAAAATTGGCACAAAAACAATAGCACCTAATCCTAAATATAACATTCTTGCACTATGCTGACTTTTTGGTTTATCTACTTCTTCCTCAAAATCTATTTCACCTTTAAAGGCTGGTAAAAAAGAGGCAATAAAAGTTGGTACTGCCATACATAAAAATGATGGTAACAATAAATATTCTACTAATTTTAAGGTAGTTACTTTTTTACCAATCCAAAGCATTGTTGTAGTAACATCTCCAATAGGAGACCAAGCACCACCTGCATTTGCAGCAATAATAATTAAACCTGCAAACCAAATTCTTTCATCTCTATTTTTAACAATTTTCTGTAAAATAGAAATTAATACAATTGTAGCAGTTAAGTTATCTATAATTGCAGATAAAACAAAAGCAAGGATAGAAAAAATCCATAAAATTTTAGACTTCTTTTTGGTCTTTACATAAGTTTTTATTGTAGAAAAACCATCGAAATAATCAATAATTTCTACAATTGTCATAGCTCCTAAAAGGAAAACTAAAATTTCGGCTGTTTTACCTAAGTGATGTAATAAGGTTTCTTCTACCATGTGTAATTTTTCTACATGATCAAAAGAAGCAAATCCATCTACCAAACTATGTTTACTAGAGTCAAACCATTGTGTAAAATTATCTACCCCAAGTGCTACTAATGCCCAACAAAACGCCATCATTATTAAGGCTGGGATTAATTTATCTAATTTTAAATTATGCTCTAAGGTAATGGCTAAATACCCCATTACAAATACAATAATAATTACTGACTCCATTTTAGTTACTTGTTTATTTAATTTATATCAATTCTTTAAGCGCTATTTCAAACGCTGTTTCACTTATTTTTGTTTTTGATGCACTTCTAGCAAAGGTTCTTTGCAATGCTCTTTTTATTGTATTTGATGTGTCTTCAAAAATTGCTTCGTCTGTCATTTCTACTCTTCTTTCCATAAAATAGGCAAAAACTCTTGCCATTCCGCAATTGGAAATAAAATCAGGAATTAGACTCACTTTTTTATCCGTATCTTCCATTATCGACCCAAAGAAAATTTCTTTATCAGCAAAAGGCACATTCGCTCCACAAGAAATCACTTCTAAACCTGTTTCAATCATTTGGTTAATTTGCTCTTGTTTAATTAACCTAGAAGCCGCACAAGGTGCAAAAACTTCACAAGACAAACTCCAAATTCGCTCATTAATTTCTTTAAAAGGAATCATGTTTTCTGCAACCAATGTATTACCATTTTTATGTAAAAACATTTTTTTTATCTCCTCAAAAGAAAAACCATCTTCATTTATTACACCACCTTCTCTATCTATAATCCCTACAACTTTTGCGCCCATTTGCGCTAAATAATAAGCTGCTGCAGATCCTACATTTCCAAAACCCTGTACAATTGCTCTTTTATCAACAATGGTTCCTCCATAGATATCATAATAATGACGTGCAGCTTCTGCAACACCAAAACCAGTTATCATATCGGCAACTGTAAATTTAACCGAAATATCAGGAGAATATTTTTTGCTTTCTATGACTTTTATCACGCCATGTCTCAATTGTCCTATTCTGTTAATTTTGTCAGCTTCAGTTGGTTTAAAATGACCATTAAACACCCCTTCTTGAGGATGCCAAACACCAACATCTTCTGTCATTGGTATTACTTCATGAATCTCATCTACATTTAAATCACCACCTGTACCGTAATAATTTTTTAGTAACGGAGACACCGCTTTATACCAACGTTCTAACACTCCTTTTTTTCGAGGATCATTCGGGTTAAAATTTATCCCAGATTTTGCACCTCCTATAGCGGGCCCAGAAACGGTAAATTTAACCTCCATTGTTTTCGCTAAAGACAGAACTTCATTCATATCTAAACCCTCTCTCATTCTTGTACCACCACCTGCGGCACCTCCTCTTAATGAGTTTATTACTGTCCAACCTTCTGCTTCTGTTTCAGAATCTTTCCAATTAAAAACTATTTCCGGCTGCTTATTCTCGTATATCTTTAGTAATTCTTTCATAATAAAATTTTATATAAATTAACTTTTCTTTTTGCTTTTTCAAACAATTTTAATTTGCTATTAAAATCCCCTTCAGGGGAAAAGTTAAAGTTGATTCATTAAATTTTATTTAGATTATTATTAAGTTCATACCCTACAAACTTACAGTAAAAAAATGATTGTTCAAATATTTTTATTTTCTATTCGGATAAAAAATTTCGCCTGAAGAATGATTTTTACTAGCACCTGTTACAGACTTTAAACAATTTACCTTTCCATCACTTCGTAAAAGCCCTAAAAACGCAAAAATAAGCGCTTCTTTAAAGTCAATTATTTTACTACTTGTTAACGTAATTTTAATATGAGCATAAAAAGCTATTCTTTCTAGTAAAAAGGAATTAAAAACACCCCCACCTGTTATTAACACCGAATTGCTACCTGCAATTACACTACCTATTTGCATGGCAATATGCTCTACAAAAGTTCTTAATATCGATGAAACATTTGTTTCTAATTGATCTATTAATGGAAAAACCACTTCTTGCACCCACTCTAACCCTAAAGATTTTGGTGGTGCTTTTGTATAAAACGAAAGTGCATTTAATTTTTCTAAAAGCTCTTTATTAATTTTTCCTTTTGATGCAATTTTTCCAGATTCATCATAATCTACACCTAATTTATTGGCATAAAAATTTAAAACAATATTTACCGGACAAATATCGTATGCAATTCTGCTACCCTTTTTATGAAAAGATATATTAGAAAAGCCTCCTAAATTTAAACAAAACCCATAATCAGAAAACAACAATTCATCACCAATTGGTACTAAAGGAGCTCCTTGACCACCTAACTGTACATCTTGCGTTCTAAAATCGCAAATAACCTTTAGATTGGTTGCATTTGCAATGGTTTGCCCATCGCCTACCTGAAGCGTAACTCCGTCTTGTGGTTGATGCAAAACCGTATGACCATGAGACGCTATAAAATCGATATTATCAATATTAAATTTATCAATAAAACCGTTAAGTACCTCTCCCAACAGTTTGCCATAAGCAATATCTAAACTTTTTAAAGCATCCGAAGAAAAAGCAATTGCATTCTGCAAAGTAGACTTCCATTTTTCTGAATAAGCAACCGTTTCCGAATGTAAAATATCAAAATCTTGATATCTATTTTTATCAAACTTCACATACACCAAATCAATTCCGTCTAGAGATGTACCAGACATTAAACCTATTACAAAAACACTACCTATATTCATATATGTAAAAATAACAAAACCTTATTGATAATATGTTACGAAATCGATATCTTTGAAACAAGATTTTACGAATATAACAAAAATATATACAGATGGATTTTAGTTTAACAGAAGAACACATCATGATTCGGGATGCCGCAAGAGACTTTGCGCAGACAGAATTATTACCTGGCGTAATAGAAAGAGACAACAAGCAAGAATTTCCACAAGAATTAGTCAAAAAAATGGGAGACCTTGGTTTCTTAGGTATTATGGTAGATCCAAAATACGGAGGAAGCGGTATGGACACCATCTCTTACGTACTAATTATGGAAGAACTCTCTAAAATTGATGCCTCTGCCTCTGTAATTGTTTCCGTAAACAACTCATTAGTTTGTTACGGATTAGAAGCTTATGCAAATGAAGATCAAAAGCAAAAATATTTAACAAAATTAGCAACAGGAGAATTTGTTGGCGCCTTTTGCTTAAGCGAACCAGAAGCTGGTTCTGACGCAACCTCACAAGCAACCACCGCAGAAGACAAAGGAGATCATTATATAATTAACGGAACAAAAAACTGGATTACAAGTGGTGGTCGTGCAGATGTTTATTTAGTAATTGCA
The nucleotide sequence above comes from Polaribacter butkevichii. Encoded proteins:
- the nhaD gene encoding sodium:proton antiporter NhaD, producing the protein MESVIIIVFVMGYLAITLEHNLKLDKLIPALIMMAFCWALVALGVDNFTQWFDSSKHSLVDGFASFDHVEKLHMVEETLLHHLGKTAEILVFLLGAMTIVEIIDYFDGFSTIKTYVKTKKKSKILWIFSILAFVLSAIIDNLTATIVLISILQKIVKNRDERIWFAGLIIIAANAGGAWSPIGDVTTTMLWIGKKVTTLKLVEYLLLPSFLCMAVPTFIASFLPAFKGEIDFEEEVDKPKSQHSARMLYLGLGAIVFVPIFKTITHLPPYVGMMLSLAVVATFAEIYSRSKFSLTDYDNEAEAGAHHSPVHHSLSKIEMPSILFFLGILMAVAALESLGILYDFASTLQDTVPMMGTEIHVPGVTGVSDLVVLLLGVGSAVIDNVPLVAASLGMFSEPIDNELWHFIAFSAGTGGSMLIIGSAAGVVAMGMEKIDFFWYFKKISWLALTGFLVGSATFMITRTLF
- a CDS encoding bifunctional folylpolyglutamate synthase/dihydrofolate synthase, which gives rise to MNYQQTLDWMFAQLPMYQREGKTAFKKDLTNTLVLSKELNFPEKKFKSIHVGGTNGKGSTSHMLASILQEAGYKVGLYTSPHLKNFTERIKINGVEVSEKKVSSFIEQHKDFLEKQRLSFFEMTVGLAFDYFAEEKIDIAIVEVGLGGRLDSTNIITPEVSVITNIGLDHTQFLGETLPEIAFEKAGIIKSKIPVIIGEEQEAVKSVFIAKADECNAPIYFASDDNKSYKTDLLGDYQQKNTKTAVAAIKKLTGFSISTENIEKGLLNVVKNTNLKGRWQILQENPKVICDTAHNKDGLSIVLNQLKKESFKKIHFVLGVVSDKKLEEVLPLFPKEAAYYFCKPNIPRGMCEAVLQEKSKDFGLIGEKYSSVEIAYKKALLEANQEDIIYVGGSTFVVAEII
- a CDS encoding ExbD/TolR family protein, with the protein product MNLRGRNKVDPTFNMSSMTDIVFLLLIFFMLTSTLVTVSAIDVLLPKAGGKTENNKSVAVSITSESLFYIDKTKVSASNLENEILKSVGADKKKTIIIRGDKDVPYKNVMQVIDIANKNKLKMILAVKGK
- a CDS encoding MotA/TolQ/ExbB proton channel family protein, whose translation is MLSFFQENKEILEEAVSEEKTLSIYNLIMDGGLGGQIIIAILFVLLTVGIYIYFERFFAIKAASKIDENFMNQIKDFVSNGKLESADALCKSKNTPTARLIGKGISRIGKPLDDINKAIETAGKLEVYQLEKNVSVLATIAGAAPMIGFLGTVIGMIVAIHEIANAGGQIDIKLLSDGLYTAMTTTVAGLIVGIIAYITYNHLVVRTDKVVYQMEAKSVEFLDLLNEPV
- a CDS encoding energy transducer TonB, with protein sequence MQILDTTYKRKSAVITAVILLLLIFGIFNYGMHYLDPPEEYGVAINFGTSEVGSGKPVEDTKKISAPKEVEEQKVVEEEVVEEEVKETPKEIVKEDLITEETVKDVPVVEKVKEVKKEPVKKIVEKKKEVKKLVKEEVKKEIPKEKPKPKPSKATQDALNNLLNGNASDGKPQGEGDDDKPGVKGKVDGDPSSSKYYGNTGSGSGGDYNLAGRKALSKPKVQPDCQEEGTVVVQIQVGKNGKVIFAKPGYKGSTNTASCLLKAAKEAALRTKWNPDEKAPANQVGTIIYKFSLSK
- a CDS encoding Glu/Leu/Phe/Val dehydrogenase dimerization domain-containing protein, encoding MKELLKIYENKQPEIVFNWKDSETEAEGWTVINSLRGGAAGGGTRMREGLDMNEVLSLAKTMEVKFTVSGPAIGGAKSGINFNPNDPRKKGVLERWYKAVSPLLKNYYGTGGDLNVDEIHEVIPMTEDVGVWHPQEGVFNGHFKPTEADKINRIGQLRHGVIKVIESKKYSPDISVKFTVADMITGFGVAEAARHYYDIYGGTIVDKRAIVQGFGNVGSAAAYYLAQMGAKVVGIIDREGGVINEDGFSFEEIKKMFLHKNGNTLVAENMIPFKEINERIWSLSCEVFAPCAASRLIKQEQINQMIETGLEVISCGANVPFADKEIFFGSIMEDTDKKVSLIPDFISNCGMARVFAYFMERRVEMTDEAIFEDTSNTIKRALQRTFARSASKTKISETAFEIALKELI
- a CDS encoding anhydro-N-acetylmuramic acid kinase, whose product is MNIGSVFVIGLMSGTSLDGIDLVYVKFDKNRYQDFDILHSETVAYSEKWKSTLQNAIAFSSDALKSLDIAYGKLLGEVLNGFIDKFNIDNIDFIASHGHTVLHQPQDGVTLQVGDGQTIANATNLKVICDFRTQDVQLGGQGAPLVPIGDELLFSDYGFCLNLGGFSNISFHKKGSRIAYDICPVNIVLNFYANKLGVDYDESGKIASKGKINKELLEKLNALSFYTKAPPKSLGLEWVQEVVFPLIDQLETNVSSILRTFVEHIAMQIGSVIAGSNSVLITGGGVFNSFLLERIAFYAHIKITLTSSKIIDFKEALIFAFLGLLRSDGKVNCLKSVTGASKNHSSGEIFYPNRK